The proteins below come from a single Aspergillus oryzae RIB40 DNA, chromosome 5 genomic window:
- a CDS encoding tetratricopeptide repeat protein (predicted protein): protein MHGSDGELLDDSQNETTPRRQSFLEKIFGRKSSSGISRARSTSGRRKKLIKKANSIRFSFVNKYSRSESRAATLESVRTSIEVEKAAEIRQQANQTPLQDAEYVALLRETQNIYIHVQYVSGGIVVHDASGRQRILQMDEAARLFSQLRDELAATTVWSQALTTRLRAEASLRQANCRAAVVEYHDALKILETAPALDVDKLSRATILHSMGQAYRNLDMPAQSEACCLEALGLYKRALGRDNPKNFSVLHDLGALYERDGYATEAAALYERSFAGRLKMLGHNAPETLSSMQDLASLKVLLGDLEAALLLLEKVVPALETVFGLQHATTLNAMNHLSILYQKLRLGEESRAISHRTIPHCRTFFGINSPITRDAVVRYFQDSNNFDFPTDIQDILDHYQRSRDPDSLKVIHQLGRSYMDNGLNHDAAELFEALVEDFLTIKGPEASETFDALSALCVSREHLDSIDKAILAYKQLIHMANRTPADHPSRKRIGYADRRISDLNRRRDILADERKAWSLHEPAQCENCRTNTKVLCNTCKIFRFCNEICQKQALQTHFPYCIPSVSLRESKSLAVKARCPTSARDQAISKIRRVDKTKSVNVTASYTFYLDPRNFTTFRMKLNSDTNTVILFSLDCDIQYATIDNPLLDHNQGDSTSRSTSPSSTSSTADLKGVRWLSPDRQEAIVYVPSEMPQPQARYVLVTPGREMLKSIIERRVGVRGGGGEKERFQALELPDDELIEFAQGLLLTGFLGEVFMHVVEWVWK from the exons ATGCACGGCTCGGATGGCGAGCTACTGGACGACAGTCAAAACGAAACAACACCTCGCAGACAGTCTTTCCTGGAGAAAATCTTTGGTCGAAAATCCTCGAGCG GTATATCACGCGCGCGTTCGACATCGGGCCGACGCAAGAAATTGATaaaaaaagcaaacagtATCCGATTCTCTTTCGTCAACAAATACTCAAGGAGCGAAAGTAGGGCAGCTACGCTGGAGAGTGTACGGACTTCGATAgaggtggaaaaggcagcAGAAATCAGACAGCAGGCAAACCAAACACCTCTTCAGGATGCCGAATACGTTGCCTTACTGCGAGAGACTCAAAACATATACATtcatgtacagtatgtatctGGGGGAATTGTAGTCCACGATGCATCCGGACGTCAAAGAATACTTCAAATGGACGAGGCGGCCCGACTTTTTTCGCAGTTGAGGGATGAGCTTGCAGCCACTACTGTTTGGTCACAGGCTCTAACGACCCGACTCCGAGCAGAGGCGTCTTTGAGGCAAGCAAACTGTCGAGCAGCTGTAGTGGAATACCATGATGCCTTGAAAATTCTGGAAACCGCTCCAGCGCTCGATGTCGACAAACTGTCGCGAGCTACCATTCTGCATTCCATGGGACAGGCATATCGCAACCTTGACATGCCTGCCCAGTCGGAAGCCTGTTGCCTGGAGGCCTTAGGACTGTATAAGCGGGCGCTTGGGCGTGATAACCCTAAGAACTTTTCCGTTCTGCACGACCTCGGGGCTCTATACGAGAGAGATGGATACGCCacagaagcagcagcattaTATGAGCGCTCATTCGCAGGTCGATTGAAGATGCTCGGGCACAATGCGCCGGAGACCCTGAGTAGCATGCAGGATCTGGCTTCTTTGAAGGTTTTACTGGGTGACCTGGAAGCTGCCTTGCTCCTGTTAGAGAAGGTGGTACCAGCACTCGAAACAGTCTTTGGTCTCCAACATGCAACGACATTGAATGCGATGAATCATTTATCTATCTTATATCAGAAACTGAGGTTGGGCGAGGAGTCCCGCGCAATCAGCCATAGGACCATTCCGCACTGCAGAACATTCTTCGGCATCAACAGCCCTATCACCAGAGACGCAGTTGTCCGGTATTTCCAAGATTCTAATAATTTTGACTTCCCCACGGATATCCAAGACATTCTCGACCACTATCAACGATCCAGGGATCCAGACTCCCTAAAAGTCATTCACCAACTAGGGAGATCATACATGGATAATGGCCTCAATCATGACGCTGCAGAGCTTTTCGAAGCGCTGGTCGAGGACTTTCTGACCATCAAAGGCCCTGAAGCGTCAGAGACCTTTGATGCGCTCAGTGCGCTATGTGTCTCTCGGGAGCATCTCGATTCCATCGACAAGGCGATTCTTGCATACAAACAGCTCATCCATATGGCAAATCGAACACCAGCGGATCACCCCTCACGGAAAAGAATTGGATACGCAGATAGGCGAATCTCAGACCTCAACCGCCGACGAGACATTCTCGCCGATGAACGAAAAGCATGGTCTCTTCATGAACCAGCTCAATGTGAGAATTGCAGAACTAACACGAAAGTTCTCTGTAACA CCTGCAAAATCTTCCGCTTCTGTAATGAAATCTGCCAAAAGCAGGCCCTCCAAACACATTTTCCCTACTGCATCCCTTCCGTCTCCCTCCGAGAATCCAAGTCTCTCGCTGTAAAGGCCAGATGTCCCACCTCCGCACGCGACCAAGCCATCTCCAAAATCCGCCGTGTCGACAAAACCAAATCCGTCAACGTCACAGCCAGCTACACCTTCTACCTCGACCCTCGGAACTTCACAACCTTCCGAATGAAGCTCAACTCCGACACAAACaccgtcatcctcttctccctggACTGCGACATCCAATACGCCACCATCGACAACCCCCTCCTAGATCACAACCAAGGAGACTCGACCAGCAGATCCACCTCTCCGTcgtcaacctcctccacgGCTGATCTCAAGGGCGTCCGATGGCTCTCCCCAGACAGACAAGAAGCAATTGTCTACGTACCCTCCGAAATGCCCCAGCCCCAAGCCCGCTACGTGCTCGTCACCCCAGGGAGAGAAATGCTCAAATCAATCATCGAGAGGCGAGTCGGTGTGCgcggtggcggcggcgaGAAGGAACGGTTCCAGGCGCTGGAGTTACCCGATGATGAACTGATTGAGTTCGCGCAGGGGTTGCTTCTTACTGGATTTTTGGGGGAGGTGTTTATGCACGTTGTCGAATGGGTATGGAAATAA
- a CDS encoding uncharacterized protein (predicted protein) produces the protein MAIITRRGEREAGERKRKEKASKQACTKCKHSRFTVVRVVKLQGPGEASFSINSMVNGYAASFSPVSRISVWRGVSVFILSSAPFPSGINDNLSHCNRNNGIGVSPVIIWQGMGSLTFLADDLHAYPPTKVTDHKWPPFQLMGFNN, from the exons ATGGCCATCATCACACGGAGGGGAGAAAGGGAGGCaggggagagaaagcgaaaagaaaaagccagCAAGCAAGCCTGTACAAAATGCAAGCACTCGAGGTTCACAGTCGTGAGGGTTGTCAAGCTCCAGGGACCGGGTGAGGCGTCATTTTCAATAAACT CCATGGTCAACGGTTATGCCGCATCATTTTCCCCTGTTTCAAG GATCTCCGTGTGGCGTGGAGTGTCTGTGTTCATTTTGAGTTCTGCTCCTTTCCCCAGTGGAATTAACGATAACCTTTCACATTGCAATCGGAACAATGGAATTGGCGTCTCACCTGTCATAATCTGGCAGGGTATGGgttctttgacttttctCGCCGATGATCTCCACGCATACCCACCGACCAAGGTGACAGATCACAAATGGCCACCCTTCCAGTTGATGGGATTCAATAATTGA